The Planctellipticum variicoloris DNA window GTGGATCGGACGAGGCACCTGCTCACGAAGGAGCGGGATCACCGCTTGAATACCGTTCTGCCGAAGCGATTCACACTTCTGGACGGCTCGACTGGCGTCCGAGTTCTGCCGCTCGCTCTGACGTACCTCATCCCGGCCACGGCGGAGGATCTTCGCTAATGAGCCAATCTGACACCGCACATGCCTGGTGGTCTCGGCTGCGGCACCAGGGGCTTCTGCTGTCGCCGGTCGTGATGATCGAGCGATTTCCCGAAGTCCCTCCGGCCGCCCCGTTTCATGCCAGGAACCGACTTCGGGACGCGCACACGCGCCTCACTTCGCGTCCAGTCGCTTCCCGCGGCGAGGCCGAGCGAGACCCGGCGGCCGTTCTCGGTTTCGTCGACTCGCTTCTGGAACACTTCATCGGACATCCGGCGGGCCGACTGGCCCGGCAGCATTCGATTCCCGAGAACCTGACCGTTGCCGTTCGCATTGGCTCACGGTCCGAGACAATCAAACCGCATCGCGTTCTTTTCGCGGACGACGGCTGCAACTCGCCGGCGCTGCTGGTGATGGCAGATACTTCGGCGCAGGTCGGCCGCGGGCGTGGGCGAACCGCGTACGCCCGATTCCTCGAACTGCTCCGCGGGACCGGGCACCGGTTGGGGCTGCTTACCAATGGCGAGCAGTTCCGGCTGATCTACGCCGGCCTGGACTTCGAGTCGTGGTGCGAATGGGAGAGCGAACGCTGGTTCGATGACGGCGAGGGGACTGAAGAGCTGCACGGATTGCGGCAGCTTCTGTCGCCCGCGTCGCTGCAGCCGGTCAAAGACGGCGTTTCCAGCTTGCTCGATGCCGTCGAGGAGTCCCGCAAGCGCCAGGCCGATCTGTCGAGCGTACTGCGGGAAAACGTTCGCCAGGCCATCGAATTGCTTCTCGAAGAAGTCTCCAACGCCAACCGGACAAAGTCCGACCTGCTCGCCGCGCTGGTGACTCATGGAGACCGGAGCCTTTCCGATGCCGAGGCCCATGAAGCACTGCTGCAGGCCAGCGTGCGCGTCGTGATGCGGCTCGTCGTTTGTCTGTTCGCCGAGTCCCGCCAGCTCCTGCCGGTCAACGATCCGGTTTACGACCACTCCTACGGCGTCCGGTCGCTTTACGAACTGCTCGACGAGGCGACGCGGCACGAAGGGGGTACCCATGTCCTGCTCAGTCGGAATACGGCCTGGCCGCGGCTGATGGCGCTGTTCCGGCTCGTCCACTGCGGCTCGGCCCACGGGGCGTTTCCGTTGCGACCGTACGGCGGCGTGCTCTTCCGTCCGGGGGATGCGACGAGCGACGATGCCGTTGCCCGGGCGCTGCATATTCTGGAACACGACGTCGCGGTCAGCGATGTGACGATTTACTACGTGCTGCGGAAGCTGCTGCGCGGACCGCTCCCCGTCCTGCGCGGGCGTGCCAAGACGTTCGTGGAGGGGCCGGTCGATTACACCGATCTGCGGACGGAGTTTATCGGACTCATCTATGAGGGATTGCTCGACTACCGCCTGAAGCGGACCGACGAGCAGACCGGGCCGCAGGTGTTTCTGAATATCGGTCGGGAGCCGGTCCTGCCCCTCTCCCGGCTGACGGACATGCTGCAGAACGACAAGAAGGGGCTCAAGGACCTGCTGACGACGCTCCGCAAGGAGAAGGTCACGGCGACGGCGGCCGATGATACGGAAGAGAGCGACGAAGAGGCCGAGGAGCCGGCTGACGCCACGGACGAAACCGCCACGGATGACGCCGTCGAAATTGAGGCGGGCACCGACGAACTATTGCGCTCCGGCGATTTCCTCGATGCCGTGGAAGCTGCGCTCGGCTGGGCCAGGGATGCGGTGACCCTGGCCGGGCTGGTCAGCAGGCAGGGACGCAGAGAGACCGACAGCGAGTACCGGAACCGCATCGACGCCGAATCGAAGAAGCTGATCCGGCGGGTCGTCTCGCACGGCGAGTTCTATCTCGTCCGGGCCGGCAACACCCGCAAGGGGACGGGGACGTTCTACACCCGGCCGCAACTGGCCGTGCCGACAACCCATCGCACGCTGCAGCCCCTCTGCTACGACAAAGCCGAGGACGGCTCGCTGATTCCCCGGAAGCCTGAGGACATCCTTGGCCTGAAGGTCTGCGACCCGGCGTGCGGCTCGGCGTCGTTTCTCGTCGCGGCGCTGCACTACCTGACCGAGGCGCTGTACCGGTCGCTCTGTCATCACCGCCAGCTCGACACGCCGGCCAAGGCGAAGAAGATCACCCTGCCGTTCGGCCGGTCGCGGACCAATACCGAGGCCGATCAGCTTGTGCCGTTCGCTCCCGACGACAAGCATCGAGGGCACCTGTTCGAGGATCGGATCAAGGCATTGCTGCGACGGCACGTTGTCGAGCGATGCATTTACGGCGTCGACATCAACCCGCTGGCGGTGGAGCTGGCGCGAGTGTCGTTGTGGGTGGAAACGCTCGATCCCGAACTTCCGTTCTCGTTCCTCGATCACAAGGTGAAGGTGGGGAACGCCCTGGTCGGTTGCTGGCTGGACCGGGTGGAGGACTATCCCCTCAAGGCGTGGGAGCGGGAGGGGGGCGACGGCAAGGATGGTCCCCGCACGCAGCGAATCGAGACGTTCCTCAAGGGGGACAAGATCGGCAACCGGCGTTCGGGGGACGGTCGCATCAAGCAGGAGATGCGGCAGGTCATCGAAGCCAAGTTCGGCAACGCGCCCCGGCTGTTCGCGACAGCGACAGACACCTCCGAAAGCGTCATTACCGAAACGCGGGCGGAATACGAGCACGTTCACGACCTGGAATCGTCCGATCCCGACGAGCGGGAGCGGTACTACCGGCAACACATCGAGAACAGTGAGACACTGCTCACGCTGAAAAGGGCGATGGACGAGTGGTGCGCGGTCTGGTTCTGGCCGAGCGATGACGAGTCGCTCCAGGACACTCCGACGCCGCTGACCTTTCACCGGTCTTCCGAGCGGAAGGACGCAATCGTCGCCCGGCTGCGAGACGAACTGCGGTTTCTGCACTGGGAGCTGGAGTTCCCGGACGTTTTCACGCCCGACCGGAGCGGTTTCGACGGGATGATCGGAAACCCGCCGTGGGACGTGATGAAGCCGAATTCACAGGAGTTCTTCACGGAGTTCGACCCGCTGTATCGCACGTACGACAAGCAGGCGGCTCTGAAAAAGCAGAAGGCCCTGCTGGAGGCACTGCCACACGCCCGCGAGCTGTGGGACGACTACAACGCCCGCTTCAAGTCGCTGGGCAACTGGGCCAAACACGTGGCCGAACCCTTCAATATGGCCCTCTCCCGCGGACGCGACGGTGAAGCACTGGCCAAGCTCTGGGCGAGCCACCGGCAAGCACATCATGGGTATGCTGACGCCCGGCATCCCTTTCGTCTGCAGGGAAGTGCCGACCTGAATCTGTACAAGCTCTTCGCCGAACTGTTCTGGCAGCTGCTGCAGAACGACGGGCGACTTGGTGTCATCTTGCCGACCGGAGTCTATTCGGACCTTGGCACGAAAGACTTGCGAGAGGAACTTCTGAACCACGGTCGCTTAGATCTCTTGTACGCGTTTCAGAATGAGAAGAAGGTATTCGCAGCCGCACATCACTCATTTAAGCAAGTCGCAATTTTTGGAACGCGCGGTGGACACACGCAATCGTTCTCGACTCGCTTCCGAATGGGGGTTGGAAACTCCCCTGAGTCTCACGAGATTCCCGACGATATTCTTCTCAATAGCCGCATGACCCTGCAGTTCACTCCGAGCGAGATTCGGTACAATAGCCCGACTGCGCTGAGTCTAGTCGAACTTAATGACCGACGCGATCTCGATGTGTTTCGAAAGATATACTCGAACTCGTTTCGAATCGGGACAGCTCCTGCCACCTGGAATACGTCCTATGCCGCGGAGTTTCACTCGACCAGCGATTCAAAGTTATTTCCACCGTTAGACGCATGGGAGAAACGCGGGTACGTCCCTGACAGATTTGGGTGTTGGCGTACAGAAAGCGGCGAAACAGCACTCCCTGTATGCCAGGGCGGTATGCTGCACATCCTTGATCCGCAGTATAACGGTTGGGCTAACCGCCAGTGGCGACGACTTCCGACGGACTGCAAGTCATTCTCCCCGCGGGGACTCATGGGCATCGACGACTTTGTACGACATTCAGCGGTAGCGTCCCGACCGCGACTTGCCTATCGTAGAATTGCGCGCACGACGGACACTCGCTCATTTATTTGTTCGTACCTTCCACCGCTCCCTTCTACCGATTCAGTCTTCTTACTCCTCCATGATAACAACGATCCACATCTCCTTTTGCAGCTCTCTTCGATTTTAGGGGCGATGTCGTTCGACTGGGTTCTGCGGCAGCGATTGAGCGGCACGAACATCAGTTGGTTTGTTCTTCAAGAGTGTCCAGTCCCGAGCCGCGTTGCGACCGAGTCTACCACGCATGTAATGACACGGCTTCTTCACAATGCATCCCGACTCAGTCTCCTTCATTGCCGCTTTGCACCTGAATGGCTACGACTGAAGTCTGCTACTTCGGACTTTGACGTACGACAATGGAAGGAATGGTGGGCAGTTACCGAAACAGATCGCGTGCGCCTCCGAGTCGAGGTTGAAGCACTTGTAGCCGATCTCTACGGCCTCGAACGCGACGACTTCGCCTGGATCGTGCGGGACGACCCGAAGGATTCCAAGGGCTTTTACCGGGTTGACCGACAACTCCCCTTCCGGGAACGCCTGACGGGCCTGGCCGCTTCCGCCTTCTGGGCGCTGAAGGACGGCAAGTGGTCGGCCGAAACGGCCGCCGATCTGTCGAACGATGAGTTTTTCGAGATGCTGGGCATTCCCGAGCTGACGAACGCCGAGGCGGCACAGGCAAAGGGCTTGCAGGGGCCGCTGATCCTGAAGCGGGACGGTTGCCACGTCTGGCGGCCCGAGACCTTCCCGGAAGACGACCCCCGCCACGGCTGGACCTGGGACGACTGCTGGAAAGACGCCGTCGCCCTGCTCGGCAGCGAAGAGGCGGTGAGAAAGTACATCGCGGGGGAACCGGAGCCCCCCGAGGCCCCGGCCGCGGCGGAACCGAAGCGGAAGGGGTCGAAGGATTTGTTCGGGAATCCGATTCCAGTGAAACCGAAGCAGAAGAAGATGTTTTGAAGTCCTTTTGTTTCTCAATGCAATGGAGATCGCGATGAGCCGCGTTGTAGTCTTCGATTCAACCGGACGGCAAAAGATCTGGGCAGATGCCGTAGAACTTGAACCTGGCAATGCAGACAGAATGACGTTTTGGTCGCCATTCGAGCCTGCAAATAATCCAGGCACTACTCGCCATTATTTTAATAACCAGATGGGTATTCGAAGCGGTGATGTCTTGGTTCTACGTGACGACGAGGGCGGAATCCAACAAGTCGAGGTGGTCGCGCCGCCAAGGTCAGAACTCGGGAATAACGGACGCACTTTCTTTGAAGTGCGATCAGTGTAGCGGTCAGTCGCAGTGGTTCTGTCCCAGTCGGATTGCGAAGGCAAGGTCAACCGTGGGATCAGACGCTTCACGGATCTCTAGGCCTATTGTCATTACCTGTCGTTCAACTGGATGAAACGTGGTTGATCATCACTCAATCAACGACTTGTTTGACGCAGAAGACCGTACAAAGGAAGACGCCACGTGGAGACTGTTGGCAGAATCCCTTCTACCATTGCAGAGAGGGAGCCAGCGATCTCAGCCATCGGCAATCCAGCTATTCCAAGCACCACTGTCGACCAATCTCGCCGCGTGGTTCATTGCCTCGTGCCGAGATGAAGGACTCGCAAAGTTTCTCAGCGACGAGCGGCTCTACGAGATTGCTGCGGAAGAGATGGTCTCCGGGCGTGTGAGCTGGGAGACCAATATTGATCGATCTCCCGGTGTCTACGTGTTTGTTTCGCTGGTCTCCCAGGAGATCCTAAAGATTGGCGAGACGGCTTGTTTTCGAGACCGCATTGCCAATGCACATTTGCGTTATGGAAGCCAACAGCCGCAAAGCAATTTGATCGGCTATCTCACGAGTACAGGCGGAAGTTGGCCCGATTGCCTGCTGGAGCAGGAGGTCACTCTGATCATGCTTCCCATGCCGGCTAGCGAACAGAAGGAACGCTGGGTAATTGAGCTCGGGCTGCAGCGGCTTCTGTGCCCGGTAATGAAGTAGGGAACTCAATGCCGATCAACCCCATCGAACTTGCTCACGGCATCGGCGACGAGTTCCTGCGTTCCCTGTTCTCGGCGTTTCCGTTGTCGGACCCGGAACTGACCGGCCAGGCCCGTGCGCGGCTGGAGCGACGGTCGTCGCTCGACATTCCGCTGGTCAGGGGGCTGTTGGTCGAGACGCTGGCCGGCCGCGGCCTGTTGCCACTCCGTGCCGAGACCGAATCGAAACGGAAGTGGGCGAAGGAGTCGCTCGGGAATCTGATTCCTGTGAAGCCGAAGCAGAGGAGGACGATCTGATGGAAGCACCTCCGCTTGAGACCGAATGCTCCGCGGGCAAGGGGAACCCCTCGACAGAGTCGGTGGCGAAACGCTCTGCAAACACCCTGCATCACTGGTTGCACTGGGGAATCCACCTCGTCTGCGCCGTCGCCGCGGGCTGCCTGCTGATTCCGTACTTCCGGTCTCAGCCAGAGAGCCTGCACTCGTTTCTCAAGCGACTCGCTAACTGGCAGCAAGCAGGATTCTACTTCGTGGCGTGCACAATGCTCGTCCAGTCTCTGTTCAAGCTCTTCTCCCCGCGGCTGCCACATCTCCGGTTCTGGCGAACGCATCCACCGACATGGTCAGCGTGGCTGTACGGGGTGGCAGCCCTCTGTGCGATCGATCTGAACTTCGGCCTTTCCAAGGGCGTCTATACGGCTTCATATTGGGACTGGGGCTGGTATGCGGCAGTGCCGCTGATTGCGGTCGCCCTGCTGCGTCATATCAATCAAACAATGCTTCGCACGGCCACGGATTCGGGAACAACATTTGTCGATCCGACTGCCAGCCAGCCCAGCGACTGGCCGACTTTGGAGGCTTGGTTGTCGGCGGAGTCTCGTTCAAAGTACGACTTCTTGGGACACTGTGCTGTGTCAAAGCGACTGGACCGATTGCTCAGAGAGGGAGTGAGAGCCGTAGGCATAATTGGCCCATTTGGCGCAGGAAAGTCGAGCATCGTCGAGTGGCTCAAGAGTCTCTCAGAAAGCAATCAGCCGACTTCCGGTCCACGGGTTCTCTTCAGTTCACACAACTGCTGGGGATTCGAGAAGTCATCGACTGCGATTCACTCGATGCTCGTAGACGCGGTCGCCAAGGTCGAGGAGCATGTCGACACATTTCAGGTGCGTTCGCTTCCAGAGTCCTATCGGCAGACATTCTCAGCCGGTGGCGAATGGATCGACAGCATTTCGAAGCTCGTTTTTGGCCAACGCGATCCACTCGAACAGTTTCGACGGCTCTCGGACCTTTTAGAAGAGACAGATTTCCGGCTGGTGTTCATTGTCGAAGACCTGGATCGGAACGACAGCCGTAGTTTCGATATTCAAGAGGTACTCGCCTTTCTGTACCAACTCAAGGCGTTTCGCGCTTTTGCGTTCATCTTGACCGGCAGCTCTGCGTCGTCAGCCCAAGCCGACTTCTTCAAGCTGTGCGATCACATCGAGTACCTTCGCACTATTTCCGTTGAGCGTGCTGGCAAGACGGTGGAAGCGTTCAGAACGTTGTGTCTTAGCAGCGGACACTTCGCGCACACACCTCTGCACGACATCACCGACAACATCTGGAACCCGAATACGTGGATGTTTTTACTCGACCGAGACACAGTTTGGCCGCCAGAAGCAATCTCGCGTCTCTTAAACACTCCACGTTCGCTTCGACATGCCCTGAACTTAACGCTCCGCAACTGGACACGGCTCTACGGCGAAATTGACTTTGATCACCTACTTGCAGTCAGCGTACTGAAGCACTCTGCTCCCGAAGGGTTTCAATTCCTCCTTCGACACTGGCACCGTCTCAAGAACCGCCCGTCAAACGATCCGAATGATAGTTCGCAAGTTGCCGCGGTACGCGAAACGCTGCGTCGTGAATGGAATGAAGCAATCGCAGATAAGGAGTGGGACTGTCGATCCGCGGAGACACTCATTTGCCTGATGCTTCCAGAGGCAGCCAAATGGCTGTCGGACGACACCGGTGTAGCTCATCCACGCGCGCAAGGTCTTCATCGTGAACGGTACTGGAGAAGAGCGCTTGTCGGTGATGTCGATGTTGGCGAAGTCCGGGATCAGACCGTAATTCGAGATACTCGGAAATGGCTAGAAGGGCATGGCGCTGGGTCGGCAGCAGTAGAGCAAGTCTGCAGTTCTTCAGATTACAGCGATGTCTTGGAAGATGTGGCGCCGCTCCTATTTGCGAAAGATCGAGATAGACTTCTTCTCTTTTCTGAACAAGTTCTTCAGCATATCCAGAATGAGCATGGCGCATTTTCATCTGCGGATAGCCAAGGGTTCGTTGCAGTGTGGAGACTCGCATTCAGTCAAGTTGGCCCAACCACAGAAAACGCGAATTGGCTTTCCGAGCGGATTGACGAGGCGATCGAAGTTAGTTTAGAGCTTGCAAGGTGTCTCTGGCAGTACTGGGGTGGCACGTCGCGTCCGTTTATCACTTTGGAATGTCGCTACGTAGTACGGAGCCGACTTATTCAAGCAGTGCGGCGCAGGATGAGCGATGCATCAGCGTTGAGCCAGATCGTCGATAGCCGTTATCGCTACATATGGTTTGAACTTGTGTTTGATCCGTTCGAGGCTGATCCGGTCTTGGTCGGTCCTCCGCACTGGAATTGGCTGGGACCGGTGCTACTGGAAGGCCTTCGCGGCGCACAAGCGACCATTGCAATCGGAGTGTGCAGCCTGATTGCGGTTCGGAACGGAATTGATCGGAAGGAGCCTCCAGAGGCTGATTTGGAATTGGTAGCAGCGTTTTTTGGCGACACAGCGGCCGAAGTAATCTCTCTGATCGAGAAACTTGTATCGCAAGTTGACGAGAATGACCGTGCCTTTGTGGCAGACATCGTGCGGACGGCAAAGGAAGGTCTGTCAGAAGACAGTGTCACTATCGAAACCGAGTGAACAGCATGCCCATCAATCCGGTCCAATTCGCCCACGGTGTCTGCGACGAGTTCCTGCGTTACCTGTTCTCGGCATTTCCGCTATCCGACCCGGAACTCTCCGGGCAGGCCCGTACGCTCCTGGAGCGACCGTCGTCGCTCGACATCCCGCTGGTGAAGGGGCCGTTCGTCTCGCTGTCGGAATCGTTTGCCAAGGGGGAGCTAGTCGAGACGCTGGCTGGCCGCGGGTTGCTGCATCCCGTTATGCCGGGGCTGATCGGCTATTCCACGATGTACCGGCATCAGCAGGAGGTGTTCGAGGCCGTCGCGTCCGGGCAGCACGTCCTGGTGGCGACGGGGACCGGGTCCGGGAAGACGGAGTCGTTCCTCTATCCCATCGTCAACGACCTGCTTCGTCAGCGGGATCAGGGAATTACAACAGGACTGTCGGCGATTCTCGTGTACCCGATGAACGCGCTGGCCAACGACCAGTTGGACCGCCTGCGGGACGTGCTGGGGGGCACGGGAATTACATTCGGGCAATGGGTCGGCACGACGCCGGAGAAGGAGTCGGACGTCGGCATCGAGCGATTCACCGGCTCCTCTCGCCGGGCGTACCTGGAGGAACGCAAACGCCGCCGCGAAGAGGCGGCCCGCGATGACCGGGCGGTGCAGCCGCTCTCTCCGCCGGAGGAATGCTGCTCCGAGGACGATATCGAGAAGCGGCGGCCGCGCATCCTGCTGACGAATTACCGGCAACTGGAAGTACTGATTACCCGGTTGCCCGACGTGACGCTATTCGCTGACGCGCCACTGAAGTATCTGGTTTTCGACGAGGCCCACACGTACTCCGGAGCCAGCGGTGCCGAAGTCGCCTGCCTGATCCGCCGACTGCGGATGCTGGCCGCGAAAGGACCGGATGAGATCGTCTGCATCGGCACGTCGGCCACGCTGGCCGATCCGACGAAGAAGGACAAGGACAACGAAGAGACCGCCCTGCGGTTCGCATCGCGGTTCTTCGGCGTCGATGCCGGCAAAGTCCGACTCGTCGGTGAGTCGTACGTGTCGCGGGAGTGGCCCAAGAAACGCTATAAGCCGGTGGCCCCGCTAGGCGACGGAATGGAACGTCTCAGCCGGGTGCTCGCCGCCGTGGCGGAACCGGTCAACGTCGAGACGATCAAGAACGTGGTGGAAGAGCTGACGGGGCAGATCTTCGAGCCGGACGAGAACTGGCACGACTCGCTCTACGAGCACCTCGTGACGAACGAATACGTTTACCAGACGACGCAGATCCTGAAGCAGCCGAAGTGGCTGCGGGATGCGGCCTGGCAGACGTCGCAGCGGCTGGCTGCGGGCCGACTGCCCGAAGGGGACCGGGCCAACGCTGAGCTGCTTTGCTATCTGGTGCTGGGAGCGGCGGCCCGCAAGGATGGCGACTCACTGCTGCGTCCCAAGGTCCACTTTTTCATTCGGGGCCTGGACGAGGCCGTGGTGGCCCTCGACGGGACGAGCGACGAGCCGAAGCAACGGCTCTTCCTGTCGCTGGCTGATGCGAAGGAGCAATTCAGCGGTCGGCACGATGACGCGTTTCTGTCAGTCCTGACGTGCAAGAGTTGCGGGCAGCACTTCTTGGAGAAGTGGTACACGGACCTGGAATTCTCCCGCGGCTCGAACAACCAGTTGAAGGGATTCGACCACGGGATTGCCGCTCCGAACAGCGACGGCAGCGACAATGCGTGGTGGGGGACATCTCCCGCGGAGGCGGGAACCCGCGTCGTCAGCACGAATCGATTGCTCGAAGAAGTGGATGGCAACGCTTCCAGCAGAACTCAGAAGTGGCCCAAGGCTTGGTTCTGTCGCCAGTGTGGAGCAATGCACCGCAGCCATTGGTCGCACTGCCTGGCCGATGGTTGCGGCCATCAGGAGCCGCTCATCCCGCTGTTTGTCTTCGGCCCGGCGCTCTCGGCCTGTCCCTCGTGCGCTTCGACGTCGTTCCAGATCGGCGGACGAACCATCGAGCCGGCACGGAAGATCCAGGCGTCGACGGTCGCCGACGTTCACATTCTGGCGCAGGCGATGATCAATGCGGCCCCCGAGGGGCATCAGAAGCTGATCATCTTCGCCGACAGTCGGCAGGATGCGGCGTTCCAAGCCGGCTGGATGCAGGACCACGCCCGCCGCATCCGCCTGCGACACATGATGTACTCGATCATCGCCGGCA harbors:
- a CDS encoding P-loop NTPase fold protein, translating into MEAPPLETECSAGKGNPSTESVAKRSANTLHHWLHWGIHLVCAVAAGCLLIPYFRSQPESLHSFLKRLANWQQAGFYFVACTMLVQSLFKLFSPRLPHLRFWRTHPPTWSAWLYGVAALCAIDLNFGLSKGVYTASYWDWGWYAAVPLIAVALLRHINQTMLRTATDSGTTFVDPTASQPSDWPTLEAWLSAESRSKYDFLGHCAVSKRLDRLLREGVRAVGIIGPFGAGKSSIVEWLKSLSESNQPTSGPRVLFSSHNCWGFEKSSTAIHSMLVDAVAKVEEHVDTFQVRSLPESYRQTFSAGGEWIDSISKLVFGQRDPLEQFRRLSDLLEETDFRLVFIVEDLDRNDSRSFDIQEVLAFLYQLKAFRAFAFILTGSSASSAQADFFKLCDHIEYLRTISVERAGKTVEAFRTLCLSSGHFAHTPLHDITDNIWNPNTWMFLLDRDTVWPPEAISRLLNTPRSLRHALNLTLRNWTRLYGEIDFDHLLAVSVLKHSAPEGFQFLLRHWHRLKNRPSNDPNDSSQVAAVRETLRREWNEAIADKEWDCRSAETLICLMLPEAAKWLSDDTGVAHPRAQGLHRERYWRRALVGDVDVGEVRDQTVIRDTRKWLEGHGAGSAAVEQVCSSSDYSDVLEDVAPLLFAKDRDRLLLFSEQVLQHIQNEHGAFSSADSQGFVAVWRLAFSQVGPTTENANWLSERIDEAIEVSLELARCLWQYWGGTSRPFITLECRYVVRSRLIQAVRRRMSDASALSQIVDSRYRYIWFELVFDPFEADPVLVGPPHWNWLGPVLLEGLRGAQATIAIGVCSLIAVRNGIDRKEPPEADLELVAAFFGDTAAEVISLIEKLVSQVDENDRAFVADIVRTAKEGLSEDSVTIETE
- a CDS encoding Eco57I restriction-modification methylase domain-containing protein; translation: MSQSDTAHAWWSRLRHQGLLLSPVVMIERFPEVPPAAPFHARNRLRDAHTRLTSRPVASRGEAERDPAAVLGFVDSLLEHFIGHPAGRLARQHSIPENLTVAVRIGSRSETIKPHRVLFADDGCNSPALLVMADTSAQVGRGRGRTAYARFLELLRGTGHRLGLLTNGEQFRLIYAGLDFESWCEWESERWFDDGEGTEELHGLRQLLSPASLQPVKDGVSSLLDAVEESRKRQADLSSVLRENVRQAIELLLEEVSNANRTKSDLLAALVTHGDRSLSDAEAHEALLQASVRVVMRLVVCLFAESRQLLPVNDPVYDHSYGVRSLYELLDEATRHEGGTHVLLSRNTAWPRLMALFRLVHCGSAHGAFPLRPYGGVLFRPGDATSDDAVARALHILEHDVAVSDVTIYYVLRKLLRGPLPVLRGRAKTFVEGPVDYTDLRTEFIGLIYEGLLDYRLKRTDEQTGPQVFLNIGREPVLPLSRLTDMLQNDKKGLKDLLTTLRKEKVTATAADDTEESDEEAEEPADATDETATDDAVEIEAGTDELLRSGDFLDAVEAALGWARDAVTLAGLVSRQGRRETDSEYRNRIDAESKKLIRRVVSHGEFYLVRAGNTRKGTGTFYTRPQLAVPTTHRTLQPLCYDKAEDGSLIPRKPEDILGLKVCDPACGSASFLVAALHYLTEALYRSLCHHRQLDTPAKAKKITLPFGRSRTNTEADQLVPFAPDDKHRGHLFEDRIKALLRRHVVERCIYGVDINPLAVELARVSLWVETLDPELPFSFLDHKVKVGNALVGCWLDRVEDYPLKAWEREGGDGKDGPRTQRIETFLKGDKIGNRRSGDGRIKQEMRQVIEAKFGNAPRLFATATDTSESVITETRAEYEHVHDLESSDPDERERYYRQHIENSETLLTLKRAMDEWCAVWFWPSDDESLQDTPTPLTFHRSSERKDAIVARLRDELRFLHWELEFPDVFTPDRSGFDGMIGNPPWDVMKPNSQEFFTEFDPLYRTYDKQAALKKQKALLEALPHARELWDDYNARFKSLGNWAKHVAEPFNMALSRGRDGEALAKLWASHRQAHHGYADARHPFRLQGSADLNLYKLFAELFWQLLQNDGRLGVILPTGVYSDLGTKDLREELLNHGRLDLLYAFQNEKKVFAAAHHSFKQVAIFGTRGGHTQSFSTRFRMGVGNSPESHEIPDDILLNSRMTLQFTPSEIRYNSPTALSLVELNDRRDLDVFRKIYSNSFRIGTAPATWNTSYAAEFHSTSDSKLFPPLDAWEKRGYVPDRFGCWRTESGETALPVCQGGMLHILDPQYNGWANRQWRRLPTDCKSFSPRGLMGIDDFVRHSAVASRPRLAYRRIARTTDTRSFICSYLPPLPSTDSVFLLLHDNNDPHLLLQLSSILGAMSFDWVLRQRLSGTNISWFVLQECPVPSRVATESTTHVMTRLLHNASRLSLLHCRFAPEWLRLKSATSDFDVRQWKEWWAVTETDRVRLRVEVEALVADLYGLERDDFAWIVRDDPKDSKGFYRVDRQLPFRERLTGLAASAFWALKDGKWSAETAADLSNDEFFEMLGIPELTNAEAAQAKGLQGPLILKRDGCHVWRPETFPEDDPRHGWTWDDCWKDAVALLGSEEAVRKYIAGEPEPPEAPAAAEPKRKGSKDLFGNPIPVKPKQKKMF